The Pelodiscus sinensis isolate JC-2024 chromosome 30, ASM4963464v1, whole genome shotgun sequence genome has a window encoding:
- the LOC102452599 gene encoding olfactory receptor 10A4-like: MIYSNGDPGENETISSGFILVGFSYLNKLQILLFLLLLLIYLLILMGNLLVILLIKLNPSLHTPMYFFLVNLSFVEMCCTTSMVPQLLVHLLVEEKTISFVGCAAQMYAYTITGLTECFVLAAMAYDRYVAICHPLHYMTIMSGRVCVQLAGASWFLGIAMALSPSTWVLSLPFCSSRRIHHFFCDIPPVLKMACADTSKHEIMVLTVCVLFIMGPFLLTILSYIRILSTVLQVPSAEGKRKAFSTCSSHLMVVTLFYGLALITYLGVKSSSTSESNQIITLMNIIVPPALNPVIYTLRNKEVKGALTKTLGKVSVA; the protein is encoded by the coding sequence ATGATCTATTCCAACGGAGACCCTGGCGAGAACGAGACCATCTCCAGCGGGTTCATCCTGGTGGGGTTTTCCTACCTCAACAAGCTGCAAATCCttctgtttctccttctgctGCTCATCTACCTCCTCATCCTAATGGGGAACCTGCTCGTTATCCTCCTGATAAAGCTGaatccctccctccacacccccatgtatttcttcctggtcAACCTCTCCTTCGTGGAAATGTGCTGCACCACCAGCATGGTCCCTCAGCTTCTGGTTCACCTCCTGGTGGAGGAAAAGACCATCTCCTTTGTGGGATGTGCAGCCCAGATGTACGCCTACACCATCACAGGCCTCACAGAATGCTTTGTTCTCGCGGcaatggcctacgaccgctacgtggccatctgccacccttTGCACTACATGACCATTATGAGTGGTCGGGTGTGCGTACAACTTGCGGGGGCTTCGTGGTTCTTAGGCATCGCAATGGCACTTTCTCCGTCCACGTGGGTCTTGAGCCTTCCCTTCTGTAGCTCCCGCCGCATCCATCATTTCTTCTGCGACATCCCCCCCGTGCTGAAGATGGCCTGCGCCGACACATCAAAACACGAGATCATGGTCTTGACTGTGTGTGTTCTATTCATCATGGGCCCTTTTCTATTGACAATCCTGTCCTACATCCGCATTCTCTCCACCGTCCTCCAGGTGCCATCCGCGGAGGGGAAACGtaaggccttctccacctgctcctcgcACCTCATGGTGGTGACTTTGTTCTACGGGCTGGCCCTCATCACCTACCTGGGGGTCAAGTCTAGCTCCACCTCAGAGAGCAATCAAATAATTACCCTCATGAACATAATTGTGCCACCAGCATTGAACCCTGTAATATACACGCTGAGGAACAAAGAGGTGAAGGGGGCCCTGACCAAAACATTAGGAAAGGTCTCCGTTGCATAG
- the LOC102452859 gene encoding olfactory receptor 10A4-like, producing MNNSESHPGENQTISPGFILVGFSYLNELQILLFLLLLLIYLLTLMGNLLVILLIKLNPSLHSPMYFFLVNLSFLEMCFTSSVVPQLLVHLLVEEKTISLVGCAAQMYVYSIMGLTECCLLAAMAYDRYVAICHPLHYTTIMSGRVCAELAGASWLISITVEIVPTVWIFSLPFCGSYCIHHFFCDIPPVLKMVCTDTSNIRIVGFIVTGLFVINPFLLILLSYVRIISTILKLPSTEGRRKAFSTCSSHLTVVTFFYGTALITYLVPKSDSTKESDQMISLMNTIVAPLLNPLIYTLRNKEVKGAMRKAVVKSIFAHSRRN from the coding sequence ATGAACAATTCTGAGAGCCACCCTGGCGAGAACCAGACCATCTCCCCTGGGTTCATCCTGGTGGGGTTTTCCTACCTCAACGAGCTGCAAATCCttctgtttctccttctgctGCTCATCTACCTCCTCACCCTGATGGGGAACCTGCTCGTTATCCTCCTGATAAAGCTGAACCCCTCCCTCCACagccccatgtatttcttcctggtcAACTTGTCCTTCTTGGAAATGTGCTTCACCTCCAGCGTGGTCCCGCAGTTGCTGGTTCACCTGCTGGTGGAGGAAAAGACCATCTCCCTtgtgggctgtgcagcccagatGTACGTCTACAGTATCATGGGCCTCACAGAATGCTGCCTTCTCGCGGCCATGGCCTacgatcgctacgtggccatctgccaccccctgcaCTACACCACCATCATGAGCGGCCGGGTGTGTGCAGAGCTCGCGGGGGCGTCATGGCTCATCAGCATCACGGTGGAGATTGTTCCAACGGTCTGGATCTTCAGCCTGCCTTTTTGTGGCTCCTACTGCATCCACCACTTCTTCTGCGACATTCCCCCCGTGCTGAAGATGGTCTGCACCGACACATCGAACATTAGGATTGTGGGGTTCATTGTGACAGGGCTGTTTGTCATTAACCCTTTCCTGTTGATACTCCTGTCCTACGTCCGCATTATCTCCACCATCCTCAAGCTGCCATCCACGGAGGGGAGgcgtaaagccttctccacctgctcctctcaCCTCACAGTGGTGACTTTTTTCTATGGAACGGCCCTGATCACCTACCTCGTGCCCAAGTCTGATTCCACCAAGGAGAGTGATCAAATGATTTCTCTTATGAACACCATTGTGGCACCCCTGTTGAACCCCCTAATATACACACTGAGGAACAAAGAGGTGAAGGGAGCCATGAGAAAAGCAGTGGTGAAGAGTATCTTTGCACACAGCCGGAGAAATTAG
- the LOC102453107 gene encoding olfactory receptor 10A4-like translates to MVHSEKDPGENQTISDGFILVGFSYLNKLQILLFLLLLVTYLLTLMGNLLVILLIKLNPALHTPMYFFLVNLSFLEICFTSSVVPQLLVHLLVEEKTISLAGCAAQMYVYTIMGLTECCLLAAMAYDRYAAICHPLHYTTIMSSRVCAQLAGTSWGIGISVEVAQTTWIFSLPLCGSHRIHHFFCDIPPVLKLACADTSKNKIMVFTVSVLFIMGPFLLIILSYVCIIYTILKLPSAEGRRKAFSTCSSHLMVVTLFYGTALIAYLVPKSESTMESDQMISLVNTIVAPVLNPMIYTLRNKEVKGAWRRAIEKSIFADSQRN, encoded by the coding sequence ATGGTCCATTCCGAGAAAGACCCTGGCGAGAACCAGACCATCTCGGATGGGTTCATCCTGGTGGGGTTTTCCTATCTTAACAAGCTGCAAATCCTTCTCTTTCTGCTGTTGCTCGTCACCTACCTGCTTACTCTGATGGGGAACCTGCTCGTTATCCTCTTGATAAAACTGAACCCcgccctccacacccccatgtatttcttcctggtcAACCTGTCCTTCCTGGAAATCTGCTTCACCTCCAGTGTGGTCCCACAGCTGCTGGTTCACCTGCTGGTGGAGGAAAAGACCATCTCCCTTGCAGGCTGTGCAGCCCAGATGTATGTCTACACCATCATGGGCCTAACAGAatgctgcctccttgcagccatggcctacgaccgctacgcGGCCATTTGTCACCCCTTGCACTACACGACCATCATGAGCAGCCGGGTGTGTGCACAGCTCGCAGGGACTTCATGGGGCATTGGGATCTCAGTGGAAGTAGCTCAGACCACGTGGATCTTCAGCCTGCCCTTGTGTGGATCCCACCGCATCCACCACTTCTTCTGCGACATCCCACCAGTACTGAAGCTGGCCTGTGCCGACACATCGAAAAACAAGATCATGGTCTTCACTGTGTCGGTGCTGTTCATCATGGGCCCTTTCTTGTTGATAATCCTGTCCTACGTCTGCATTATCTACACCATCCTCAAGCTGCCGTCAGCAGAGGGGAGgcgtaaagccttctccacctgctcctcccacctcatggtGGTGACTTTGTTCTATGGAACGGCCCTCATCGCCTACCTGGTGCCCAAGTCTGAATCGACCATGGAGAGCGATCAAATGATTTCCCTCGTGAACACCATTGTGGCCCCTGTGTTGAATCCCATGATTTACACGCTGAGGAACAAAGAGGTGAAGGGAGCCTGGAGAAGAGCAATAGAGAAGAGCATCTTTGCAGACAGCCAGAGAAATTAG